In the genome of Rhizobium rhizogenes, one region contains:
- a CDS encoding arginase family protein — protein sequence MIDPRNVLRLNLPLWQGGDNPDYYIGGRVLSAIAPDPEGPVETIAVPPPADSGARPVSAGIRSREVNLAILDQVHAAIGRHNPDAIVTLGGDCLVNLGPVSYLNSRYRDDLAVIWIDAHPDIMTALQYPNAHAHLLAVLMGEGDADFVATVPNRVKPENVLYVGLTETTPYETDFITKHGITRLSPEDLQNGVAPVTAWLKARGLKHAAIHFDLDALDPGLYDFLLFRNPSARPDAFDGVAKGRMTLSQIQQILLSISSMSDIVGLAITEYLPWSVIELSRELRKLPLLGNAGGAR from the coding sequence ATGATCGACCCCAGAAACGTGCTTCGCCTCAACCTGCCCCTTTGGCAAGGCGGCGATAATCCGGATTATTATATTGGCGGCCGGGTTCTTTCGGCCATTGCGCCAGATCCGGAGGGCCCGGTGGAAACCATCGCCGTTCCGCCGCCGGCTGACAGCGGCGCGCGTCCGGTCAGTGCCGGCATAAGATCCCGCGAGGTGAACCTTGCCATTCTCGATCAGGTTCATGCGGCGATCGGCAGGCATAATCCCGACGCCATCGTCACGCTTGGCGGTGACTGCCTCGTCAATCTCGGCCCCGTATCCTATCTCAACAGCCGCTACCGGGACGATCTGGCGGTGATCTGGATCGATGCCCATCCAGACATCATGACAGCGTTGCAATATCCAAACGCCCATGCGCACCTGCTTGCGGTGCTGATGGGCGAAGGTGACGCGGATTTCGTCGCGACCGTTCCGAACCGGGTGAAACCGGAAAACGTGCTTTATGTCGGATTGACGGAGACGACGCCTTACGAAACCGACTTCATCACAAAACACGGTATTACCCGCCTTTCTCCGGAGGACCTGCAAAATGGCGTCGCACCGGTGACGGCGTGGTTGAAGGCGCGCGGCCTGAAACATGCGGCAATCCACTTCGACCTCGATGCGCTCGATCCGGGCCTTTATGATTTTCTTCTGTTCCGTAATCCGTCCGCCCGGCCGGACGCGTTTGACGGCGTGGCCAAAGGTCGCATGACCCTGTCGCAAATCCAGCAGATTCTTCTGTCGATATCGTCCATGTCGGACATCGTCGGACTGGCCATAACCGAATATCTGCCATGGAGCGTCATTGAGCTTTCGCGGGAACTTCGCAAACTTCCGCTGCTCGGCAATGCCGGAGGCGCACGATAA
- a CDS encoding MFS transporter, whose amino-acid sequence MTTSSAPVSAAVRARIPPTVWVLGFVSLLMDISSEMVQTLLPYYLVSGLGASAVTVGFIEGLSVAIATTTKLFSGIIADWTRRRKMLAVLGYGLGAISKLAFPFATSLGWIVAAKAMDRVGKGIRGTPRDALIADVTPAEIRGAAFGLRKSLDTVGGFIGPLAAMALMFALSENVLAIFWIAVIPAFLSVFILMIGVKEPDAPAQTKAEKPFRAADFAKLNPAVWIVIFGASLLTFARFSEAFLLLKSEEAGFRPAWIPVTMIIMHAVYGLTAYPAGRLSDRIGRSGILAASVAVLAASYLALAFANSIPLFLTGILLWGLHMGLSQGLLATLVAETAPPNLKGTAFGVFNLMTGVAVLIGNVLAGLLWDLHGSFGTFLMGAILSLAALPVLIWISRRRSAPAG is encoded by the coding sequence ATGACAACATCCTCTGCGCCGGTTTCAGCGGCAGTTCGGGCACGCATACCGCCCACCGTATGGGTTCTTGGTTTCGTCAGCCTGCTGATGGATATCTCCTCGGAGATGGTGCAGACGCTGTTGCCCTATTATCTCGTCTCGGGGCTCGGTGCGTCCGCTGTCACGGTCGGTTTCATCGAAGGCCTGTCGGTCGCCATCGCGACCACTACCAAGCTGTTCTCCGGGATCATCGCGGACTGGACGCGGCGGCGAAAAATGCTCGCCGTGCTTGGATATGGTCTTGGCGCCATTTCCAAGCTCGCCTTTCCCTTCGCCACTTCGCTCGGCTGGATTGTCGCTGCCAAGGCGATGGATCGGGTCGGCAAGGGCATTCGCGGAACACCGCGTGACGCCCTCATCGCCGATGTGACCCCCGCTGAAATCCGGGGAGCGGCCTTCGGGCTGCGAAAGTCGCTCGATACGGTCGGCGGTTTCATCGGGCCGCTGGCGGCCATGGCGCTGATGTTTGCGCTGAGTGAAAATGTTCTCGCCATTTTCTGGATCGCGGTCATCCCGGCTTTCCTGTCGGTCTTCATTCTCATGATCGGCGTCAAGGAGCCGGATGCACCGGCACAAACGAAAGCGGAAAAGCCATTCCGGGCCGCCGATTTTGCAAAGCTAAACCCGGCGGTCTGGATCGTCATCTTCGGGGCGTCGCTCCTGACCTTTGCACGGTTCAGCGAAGCGTTCCTGCTGCTGAAATCCGAAGAGGCGGGGTTCAGGCCGGCATGGATACCCGTCACGATGATCATCATGCACGCTGTCTACGGCCTGACGGCCTATCCCGCCGGACGGCTTTCGGACCGGATCGGCCGGTCGGGAATTCTCGCCGCAAGCGTGGCGGTGCTGGCCGCATCCTATCTTGCGCTCGCTTTTGCCAATTCCATCCCGCTGTTCCTGACCGGAATTCTGCTGTGGGGGCTACATATGGGCCTGTCCCAGGGTTTGCTCGCAACTCTTGTCGCGGAAACCGCGCCTCCAAACCTCAAGGGAACCGCCTTCGGCGTTTTCAACCTGATGACGGGTGTGGCGGTGCTGATCGGTAATGTCCTCGCCGGGTTGCTGTGGGACCTCCATGGTTCATTCGGCACCTTCTTGATGGGGGCAATATTGTCCCTCGCGGCATTGCCGGTTTTGATCTGGATATCCCGGCGAAGATCCGCTCCGGCCGGATAA
- a CDS encoding glutathione S-transferase family protein has protein sequence MTITITAFERSPDGGKGLARDMRVRWALEEVGQPYDVRLLSFKAMKQPEHLALQPFGQIPTYQEGDLVLFESGAIVLHIAERHTGLLPKDTDARARAIGWMFAALSTMEPPIVEHFVTGFLERDKSWHGERLQIVDERIRTRLAELSRHLGGADWLERTFSAGDLMMISVLQRIKSSGILDEYPNLSAYVARGEARPAYKRAFADQLAVFKAASDAGRNKV, from the coding sequence ATGACGATCACGATTACCGCCTTTGAACGCTCGCCCGATGGCGGCAAGGGTCTTGCCCGTGACATGCGCGTCCGCTGGGCGCTGGAAGAGGTGGGGCAGCCTTACGACGTCCGCCTTCTTTCCTTCAAGGCGATGAAGCAGCCGGAGCATCTCGCGCTTCAGCCATTCGGTCAGATTCCGACCTATCAGGAGGGCGATCTCGTCCTGTTCGAATCCGGTGCCATCGTTCTCCATATAGCCGAGCGCCATACCGGCCTGCTGCCGAAGGATACGGATGCGCGGGCAAGGGCGATAGGCTGGATGTTCGCCGCGCTCAGTACCATGGAGCCGCCGATCGTCGAGCATTTTGTCACCGGCTTTCTCGAAAGGGACAAGAGCTGGCACGGTGAGCGCCTGCAGATCGTTGATGAACGCATTCGCACACGGCTCGCTGAATTATCCCGTCATCTCGGTGGGGCCGACTGGCTGGAGCGGACATTCAGTGCCGGTGACCTGATGATGATATCGGTCCTGCAAAGGATAAAAAGTTCGGGCATCCTTGATGAATATCCGAACCTTTCCGCTTACGTGGCCCGAGGCGAGGCGCGTCCGGCCTATAAGCGCGCCTTTGCCGATCAGCTGGCGGTTTTCAAAGCCGCGTCGGATGCCGGAAGAAATAAAGTTTAG
- a CDS encoding LysE family translocator codes for MPETASLFAFALIALGMVLTPGPNMVYLISRSICQGPAAGLISLGGVALGFVFYMMCAAFGITAIVMAVPYAYDALRLAGALYLLYLAWQAVRPGGRSPFQVRNLPKDGPRKLFMMGFLTNLLNPKIAVMYLSLLPQFISPDHGSVLSQSLILGCTQIAISVSVNSVIAIAAGSIAIFLASRPTWLVVQRWLMGTVLAGLAIRMATEARR; via the coding sequence ATGCCGGAGACAGCCAGCCTGTTTGCTTTTGCCTTGATCGCGCTCGGCATGGTGCTCACGCCCGGGCCGAACATGGTCTATCTGATTTCAAGATCCATTTGCCAGGGGCCGGCGGCGGGCCTGATTTCCCTGGGTGGCGTCGCCCTCGGTTTTGTTTTTTACATGATGTGCGCGGCCTTCGGGATCACCGCGATCGTCATGGCCGTTCCCTATGCCTATGACGCACTGCGGCTTGCCGGCGCTCTTTATCTGCTCTATCTGGCATGGCAGGCCGTGCGGCCGGGCGGAAGATCGCCGTTTCAGGTGCGCAACCTGCCCAAGGACGGTCCGCGCAAGCTGTTCATGATGGGTTTTCTGACCAACCTGCTTAATCCCAAGATCGCCGTCATGTATCTGTCCCTGCTGCCGCAGTTCATCAGCCCTGACCATGGCAGCGTCCTGAGCCAATCCCTTATCCTTGGCTGCACCCAGATCGCCATCAGCGTCAGTGTCAATTCGGTGATCGCCATCGCTGCCGGATCCATCGCGATTTTCCTTGCCAGCCGCCCGACCTGGCTGGTGGTGCAGCGATGGCTGATGGGCACGGTGCTGGCCGGGCTCGCCATACGCATGGCAACGGAAGCACGCCGCTAG
- a CDS encoding DUF1062 domain-containing protein, with the protein MCDTFRVRWTIIPQIAPQPWIACSGCGGLRAFQSSGKIRLNANGRRLDAWLIYKCLACEKTWNRPIFERQAVRDISPAVLDALQSNDPQWIRAEMFNIDALRRKSQRIDEFAAFEIEKSIMGDPPDRTWHEWEKAEIELVVPLMTGIRLDRLLASELGLSRSRLQLLHDNGLLQTESDRPDILRRRVRNGSRIIIDVCAGFDPKRLWRPATAADVL; encoded by the coding sequence ATGTGCGACACATTTCGGGTCCGTTGGACCATCATTCCTCAAATAGCCCCCCAGCCCTGGATTGCCTGCAGCGGATGCGGCGGTCTGAGAGCCTTTCAATCCAGCGGCAAGATCCGGCTGAATGCCAATGGCCGCAGGCTTGATGCCTGGCTCATCTATAAATGCCTCGCCTGCGAGAAGACCTGGAACCGGCCGATATTCGAACGGCAGGCGGTGCGCGATATAAGCCCCGCGGTTCTGGACGCCCTGCAGTCCAACGACCCGCAATGGATACGGGCGGAAATGTTCAATATCGATGCCCTCAGGCGCAAATCGCAACGCATCGATGAGTTTGCCGCGTTTGAGATTGAAAAATCGATCATGGGCGACCCTCCCGACAGGACATGGCACGAATGGGAAAAAGCCGAGATAGAGCTGGTCGTCCCGTTGATGACCGGCATACGCCTTGACCGCCTGCTGGCATCGGAACTGGGACTTTCCCGTTCCCGGCTGCAATTGCTTCACGACAACGGCCTGTTGCAAACGGAATCCGACCGTCCCGACATCCTCCGGCGGCGCGTCAGGAACGGCAGCCGGATCATTATCGATGTCTGCGCCGGATTTGATCCCAAGCGCTTATGGCGGCCTGCCACGGCGGCTGACGTTCTCTGA
- a CDS encoding class I SAM-dependent methyltransferase produces the protein MDGGNFDLKEEIRDYWSKRSETFDLAFGHRIAAGPEADAWQKPIRQLIGPEPKRVLELACGTGEVTRLIHDLGHDVTALDFSEAMLAVARAKHAGKPRLRFIMADAENTMEPEASYDAIICRHLVWTLTQPEQTFREWFRLLRPGGRLLFFDGDWATPKPAGRLAGLLISLIDHVVGEDRNYDGALGNRHAAIMKALPFGQGLRPQMLTPLLTAAGFVKIELHSHAPIAKAQRKNANLRNRLRTFVYRRFILTCQRP, from the coding sequence ATGGATGGCGGTAATTTCGATCTCAAGGAAGAAATCCGCGACTACTGGTCGAAAAGATCGGAGACCTTCGATCTCGCCTTCGGACACAGGATCGCCGCCGGTCCGGAGGCTGATGCGTGGCAGAAACCGATCCGGCAGCTGATCGGCCCGGAGCCGAAACGTGTTCTCGAACTGGCCTGCGGCACCGGCGAGGTGACGCGCCTGATCCACGATCTCGGCCACGATGTTACGGCACTCGACTTTTCAGAGGCGATGCTGGCTGTGGCGCGCGCCAAACACGCCGGCAAACCGCGGCTGCGCTTCATCATGGCGGATGCCGAAAACACCATGGAACCCGAAGCATCCTATGACGCGATCATCTGCCGGCATCTGGTCTGGACTTTGACGCAGCCCGAACAGACGTTCCGCGAATGGTTCAGGCTTCTCCGTCCCGGCGGTCGGCTTCTGTTTTTCGATGGCGACTGGGCGACGCCGAAACCGGCCGGACGTCTTGCGGGCCTGCTTATTTCGCTCATCGATCATGTGGTGGGTGAAGACAGGAATTATGACGGCGCCCTGGGCAACCGCCATGCGGCCATCATGAAGGCGCTTCCATTCGGCCAGGGGCTGCGACCTCAGATGCTGACGCCGCTGCTGACCGCTGCAGGCTTCGTGAAGATAGAACTCCATTCCCATGCCCCGATAGCGAAAGCACAGCGGAAAAATGCCAACCTGCGCAACAGGCTGCGTACCTTTGTCTACAGGCGCTTCATTCTGACATGCCAGCGCCCTTGA
- a CDS encoding ABC transporter permease, whose translation MLRYFALAILALFLLLSALWQPYDPDAVDILARHSGVTAQHLLGTDHLGRDLLARLMAGGWRTALVVLSVGTIAFTGGTLLGAGAAVLGGWQERVVLRCCEFFITVPTLIIALTAAAIFGLTPITAGLALGLAGIGPTALLAHSLSRRVLGQPFVHAAQALGVPPLRMVLRHLLPNILPLMVTHTGNQAGFAVTAYASLAFIGLGADPSKPDWGSMLFEYRVFIFDHPSLMIWPGIAIAITVATLNTVFDASD comes from the coding sequence ATGCTCCGGTATTTCGCGCTCGCCATCCTGGCCCTCTTCCTGCTCCTCAGCGCCCTTTGGCAGCCCTATGATCCTGATGCCGTGGATATCCTGGCCCGCCATTCCGGTGTGACGGCGCAGCATCTGCTGGGAACCGATCATCTCGGCCGCGATCTTCTTGCGCGCCTCATGGCGGGCGGATGGCGCACCGCGCTTGTGGTTCTGTCGGTCGGCACCATCGCCTTTACCGGTGGCACCTTGCTCGGCGCCGGCGCCGCGGTGCTGGGTGGCTGGCAGGAGAGGGTGGTGTTGCGCTGTTGCGAATTCTTCATCACCGTTCCGACGCTCATCATCGCGCTGACGGCGGCGGCTATTTTTGGCCTGACGCCGATAACGGCCGGGCTGGCGCTTGGTCTTGCCGGCATTGGCCCGACGGCTCTGCTTGCCCATTCCCTCAGCCGGCGTGTGCTTGGGCAACCCTTTGTCCATGCCGCACAGGCGCTGGGCGTTCCGCCCTTGCGGATGGTCCTGCGCCATCTTCTGCCGAATATCCTGCCGCTGATGGTGACTCATACCGGAAATCAGGCGGGGTTTGCCGTCACCGCCTATGCCTCGCTGGCCTTTATCGGGCTTGGCGCGGACCCTTCCAAACCGGACTGGGGCTCGATGTTGTTTGAATATCGCGTTTTCATCTTCGATCATCCAAGCCTGATGATCTGGCCCGGCATCGCAATCGCCATCACGGTTGCGACGCTCAACACCGTATTCGACGCTTCCGACTGA
- a CDS encoding ABC transporter permease — MQLLRFGIYSMLGMVALSFASFTLIAWMPTDPVQIAIRVWNLTATSETAAALREGWGLDRPLILRYLHWLSDFVAGDWGRSFRTGESVFAEFIDRLPLSLMLGISGLLLAIAVAVPLGFSAAARPSGIADRASRAFSVFVQAVPGFWLGLVLLWVLGVQLRWIRPFGTDITAIILPVLLIASHSAAVFARIYRRDMIETTRQPYFRTALAKGLSHRQALWRHAHRGAFYALLSAVRSEAGWVIGSTATMEILFNLPGISQFLVQSIAVRDQMVLQAYVMVIALWLLFMNLIVQLFQRLLDPRLV; from the coding sequence ATGCAATTGCTCCGGTTCGGCATATATTCCATGTTGGGAATGGTTGCGCTTTCATTCGCATCCTTCACGCTCATCGCATGGATGCCCACCGATCCGGTGCAGATTGCCATTCGGGTGTGGAACCTGACGGCCACGAGCGAAACCGCTGCGGCGCTGCGGGAAGGGTGGGGCCTCGATCGCCCGCTCATCCTGCGCTATCTGCACTGGCTTTCGGATTTCGTTGCCGGTGACTGGGGACGATCTTTCCGCACCGGCGAATCCGTCTTTGCGGAGTTTATCGACCGTCTGCCTCTCTCGCTCATGCTCGGTATTTCCGGCCTTCTCCTCGCCATTGCCGTCGCCGTACCGCTCGGTTTCAGCGCTGCGGCGCGGCCGAGTGGCATTGCCGATCGTGCCAGCCGGGCATTTTCGGTCTTCGTGCAGGCTGTTCCCGGTTTCTGGCTGGGGCTTGTCCTGCTCTGGGTTCTCGGCGTCCAGCTACGCTGGATTCGACCCTTCGGAACCGACATCACAGCAATCATATTGCCCGTCCTTCTCATCGCCTCCCATTCGGCTGCCGTCTTTGCACGTATCTACCGCCGTGACATGATCGAAACCACGCGACAGCCGTATTTTCGCACCGCTCTCGCCAAGGGACTTTCGCATCGGCAGGCGCTCTGGCGCCACGCGCATCGCGGTGCGTTTTATGCCCTGCTTTCGGCGGTGCGCTCGGAGGCGGGGTGGGTGATCGGCTCAACGGCCACCATGGAAATCCTCTTCAATCTTCCCGGCATCAGCCAGTTCCTTGTGCAAAGCATCGCGGTACGAGACCAGATGGTGCTGCAGGCCTATGTGATGGTCATCGCGCTGTGGCTGCTCTTCATGAACCTGATCGTGCAGCTGTTTCAGCGCCTTCTGGATCCACGGCTCGTCTGA
- a CDS encoding ABC transporter substrate-binding protein → MSAKSFSRLAVAGLAALITGVGASALATEPLRVGATYITSGLDPAKGSNGWALVSHGVGENLFTVDREGRLVPGLAEKAERTGDLSWKVTLKPGHAFSDGSPVTAAALAAGFDHTFATNKAALATGGKLDFKAADDLTLMITTEKPVAFLQALFAEWPLIAYKPATDGKALFTGPYQIADFKADTSLTLSPNTHFADADARSPVDFRRFGDAQSMTLALEAGELDLAFGLPSEVVSRLKTNPDLTIKSFPVGYQYLAFLNTTRPITADIKVRQALDLGFDRRELAAAINGGEPATGAYAAYFPFAGKEQRQTDLVKAEALLDEAGWTKNGAGKREKDGTPLRLLAITYPQRPDLVTVLPVVKAQLARIGIELDTKVVENIQDVAAAGEFDIALWAQHTAPNGDPAFFLNSMLRSGASLNYAKYASPEFDAILDRFATAGDAGERATIALDAQAKLFADVPASFLVSPVWYVGLSKRLQNYEPWGSDYYVLRGDIGEAR, encoded by the coding sequence ATGTCGGCAAAGAGCTTTTCACGTCTGGCCGTGGCCGGGCTTGCGGCCCTGATCACGGGTGTGGGCGCCAGCGCTCTCGCCACCGAGCCATTGCGTGTCGGCGCCACCTACATCACGAGCGGTCTCGACCCGGCAAAGGGATCGAACGGCTGGGCGCTCGTCAGCCATGGCGTGGGTGAAAACCTCTTCACCGTCGACCGGGAAGGGCGGCTAGTGCCCGGTCTTGCCGAAAAAGCGGAACGCACCGGCGATCTCAGCTGGAAAGTGACGCTGAAACCGGGCCACGCCTTTTCCGATGGTTCGCCTGTAACGGCGGCTGCACTTGCCGCCGGTTTCGACCATACGTTTGCAACCAACAAGGCGGCGCTGGCAACGGGTGGAAAGCTGGATTTCAAGGCGGCCGACGACCTGACACTGATGATTACCACGGAAAAGCCGGTGGCTTTTCTTCAGGCGCTTTTCGCGGAATGGCCGCTGATCGCCTACAAGCCTGCAACCGACGGGAAGGCGCTGTTCACCGGGCCGTATCAGATTGCAGATTTCAAGGCGGATACATCACTGACGCTCTCGCCGAACACCCATTTTGCCGATGCTGATGCCCGTTCTCCGGTTGATTTCCGCAGGTTCGGCGATGCGCAGAGCATGACGCTGGCGCTGGAAGCCGGCGAGCTGGATCTTGCTTTCGGTCTGCCGTCAGAAGTCGTAAGCCGTCTGAAAACCAATCCGGATCTGACGATCAAGTCTTTCCCTGTCGGTTATCAATATCTCGCTTTCCTGAACACAACGAGGCCGATTACCGCCGATATCAAGGTGCGCCAGGCGCTCGATCTCGGCTTCGATCGCAGGGAACTCGCCGCTGCGATCAATGGCGGTGAACCCGCGACCGGCGCCTATGCCGCCTATTTCCCCTTTGCCGGGAAAGAGCAGCGACAGACCGATCTTGTAAAGGCCGAAGCGCTTCTCGACGAAGCCGGCTGGACGAAAAACGGGGCAGGGAAGCGGGAGAAGGACGGCACGCCGCTTCGCCTTCTCGCCATTACCTATCCGCAGCGCCCGGACCTCGTCACCGTGCTGCCGGTGGTCAAGGCGCAGCTTGCCAGAATAGGCATCGAACTCGACACGAAGGTCGTTGAAAATATTCAGGACGTGGCTGCCGCCGGTGAATTCGACATCGCCCTCTGGGCGCAGCATACCGCACCGAACGGAGATCCGGCCTTTTTCCTCAATTCGATGCTGCGCAGCGGCGCCTCGCTCAATTATGCGAAATACGCCTCGCCTGAATTCGATGCCATTCTCGATCGTTTCGCGACGGCGGGCGATGCCGGCGAACGGGCCACGATCGCGCTTGATGCGCAGGCAAAGCTGTTTGCCGACGTTCCCGCATCCTTCCTGGTTTCGCCGGTCTGGTATGTCGGCCTTTCGAAGCGGCTGCAGAACTACGAGCCGTGGGGTTCCGACTATTATGTCCTGCGCGGCGACATAGGCGAAGCGCGGTAA
- a CDS encoding (2Fe-2S) ferredoxin domain-containing protein — protein sequence MTDSIQPTQYEPSAPDAVLLVAKSAFAAAPHQDMQRLAMQAEGLCGARTVRIAFTEQGTPSLREELLNLIDEDVSHILIIPLMLPLEPSFHNWMTKTLKRWRAGDVRPWPSLSITASPTASGLMARLLEDLAETAQALDLSGPVRPAGEGSLVPAQKRRVLVCQGGPCNSAGADAIWGHLRNQQERQKLRITGEGTMTAKSTCLGPCNLAPVLQVFPEGTYYGGVTEEAVDRIVAEHLLGGRVVDDFAYHPTGRKQRLRNLSE from the coding sequence GTGACAGACAGTATCCAACCAACCCAATACGAGCCGTCTGCGCCCGACGCCGTGCTGCTGGTCGCGAAGTCGGCCTTTGCCGCCGCGCCTCATCAGGACATGCAGCGTCTGGCAATGCAGGCTGAAGGGCTTTGCGGCGCAAGGACCGTTCGCATCGCCTTCACGGAACAGGGAACACCGTCACTCCGCGAAGAGCTGCTTAATCTGATCGATGAGGATGTCAGCCATATCCTGATCATTCCACTGATGCTGCCACTGGAGCCCAGTTTTCACAACTGGATGACCAAGACATTGAAACGATGGCGGGCAGGCGACGTCAGGCCGTGGCCGTCCCTTTCCATAACAGCAAGCCCCACAGCGAGCGGCCTGATGGCGCGTCTGCTTGAAGATCTTGCCGAAACGGCGCAGGCGCTTGACCTCTCTGGGCCTGTTCGCCCGGCTGGCGAGGGATCGCTGGTCCCGGCACAGAAGCGCCGCGTGCTCGTCTGCCAGGGTGGTCCATGCAATTCGGCGGGTGCGGATGCGATCTGGGGCCATCTGCGCAACCAGCAGGAGCGACAGAAGCTTCGGATTACGGGTGAGGGCACCATGACCGCCAAGTCCACCTGTCTTGGCCCCTGCAACCTTGCGCCCGTCCTGCAGGTCTTTCCCGAGGGCACCTATTATGGCGGCGTCACGGAAGAGGCAGTCGACCGTATCGTTGCCGAACATCTGCTGGGCGGCCGCGTCGTTGACGATTTCGCCTACCACCCGACCGGCCGCAAACAGCGGCTTCGTAATCTGTCCGAATAG
- a CDS encoding LysR family transcriptional regulator codes for MRFDLTDLRLFLHVVEAESITQGADRAGMALPSASARIRGMEEMSGVSLLDRGARGVRVTPAGEALAHHARIVLGQMEQMRGDLQLYARGLRGQVRIFSGRAAMAHLPGALRQYLVDHPTIDIDLEERQSPDVVAAVAAGQADIGIAADTTDTGTLETRPFEIDRLVVITPASHALAARKMVTFAELLDEPFVGLPAESALQGHLAIHAAREGRPFKLRIRLDSFEDICAMVSSGVGLAIVPEVYARRYQADLSFKTVAISDVWARRHLLICARSFAGLPVHARAVVDYLTMAKGQG; via the coding sequence ATGCGCTTCGACTTGACCGATCTCCGTCTGTTCCTTCACGTGGTCGAGGCGGAAAGTATTACGCAGGGAGCAGACCGCGCGGGGATGGCCTTGCCCTCCGCCAGCGCGCGTATCCGCGGCATGGAGGAGATGAGCGGCGTATCGCTTCTCGACCGGGGTGCCCGTGGCGTCAGGGTGACGCCGGCGGGGGAGGCCCTGGCCCACCATGCCCGTATCGTTCTCGGGCAGATGGAACAGATGAGGGGCGATCTCCAGCTTTATGCGCGGGGCCTGCGGGGACAGGTCCGGATATTCTCGGGGCGGGCGGCAATGGCGCATCTTCCCGGCGCCCTTCGGCAATATCTCGTGGATCACCCGACAATCGACATAGACCTCGAGGAGCGCCAGAGCCCCGATGTGGTTGCGGCCGTCGCCGCCGGGCAAGCGGATATCGGCATTGCGGCAGACACGACCGACACGGGAACGCTGGAAACACGGCCTTTCGAGATCGACAGGCTGGTTGTGATCACACCTGCCAGCCATGCACTCGCGGCCCGGAAGATGGTGACTTTCGCGGAGCTTCTCGACGAACCTTTTGTCGGTCTGCCTGCGGAAAGCGCGCTTCAGGGGCATCTGGCAATCCATGCGGCGCGTGAAGGCCGGCCGTTCAAACTGCGTATCCGTCTGGATAGTTTCGAGGATATCTGCGCCATGGTCAGCAGCGGCGTCGGGCTTGCCATCGTGCCGGAGGTTTATGCCCGCCGATATCAGGCCGATTTGTCCTTCAAGACCGTCGCGATCTCCGACGTTTGGGCACGCCGTCATCTTCTTATCTGCGCGCGAAGTTTCGCCGGGCTTCCCGTGCATGCTCGCGCAGTTGTGGATTATCTGACGATGGCGAAAGGTCAGGGCTGA